One window of the Candidatus Paceibacterota bacterium genome contains the following:
- a CDS encoding transposase, with translation MTRFFHVYNRGVDKRKVFLNDKDRVRFLHDLYEFNNKQSSNGLTKHHLASSENLDVRRQDSWKKRREPVVQIHCFCLMPNHYHLLVSPIDDDMENLSLFMKKLGGGYTKAFNEKYERNGALWQGKYKKVEIATDAHFLYLPFYIHFNPLDLNMPKWRKGSLSNCREAEEYLQSYRWSSHSDYLGKKNFPSITDRKFFLDLLGGEEGYEKQMRALLKSRSIMSELEGITLE, from the coding sequence ATGACGCGTTTCTTTCATGTATATAACCGCGGCGTTGATAAACGAAAGGTTTTCCTTAACGACAAGGATCGCGTGCGGTTCTTGCACGATTTATATGAATTCAACAATAAGCAAAGTTCGAACGGACTGACCAAACACCACCTTGCATCATCAGAGAATCTTGACGTCCGACGTCAAGATTCTTGGAAAAAAAGACGCGAGCCAGTGGTGCAGATTCATTGTTTCTGTTTAATGCCGAATCACTACCATCTTCTTGTCTCCCCTATTGATGATGATATGGAAAATTTGTCGCTATTCATGAAAAAACTCGGTGGCGGATACACCAAAGCATTTAATGAAAAATACGAACGTAACGGCGCACTGTGGCAAGGAAAATATAAAAAGGTCGAAATTGCCACTGATGCACACTTTCTCTATCTTCCTTTTTACATACACTTCAACCCACTTGATCTAAATATGCCAAAGTGGCGTAAAGGAAGTCTTTCAAACTGTAGAGAAGCAGAGGAGTATCTACAATCATATCGTTGGTCGAGTCATTCCGACTACTTAGGAAAAAAGAATTTTCCCTCTATCACAGATCGAAAGTTCTTTCTTGATCTCCTCGGGGGCGAGGAGGGCTATGAAAAACAAATGCGCGCATTGCTCAAGTCCAGGTCCATAATGAGCGAGTTGGAAGGAATTACTCTGGAATAA